AATGCATTTCCAGTCTGAATAATCTGTCTGTGAATTCCATACAAAATCAAAGGTACAATCACATGTATGTCTCAATGTGAAAGTGACTGCGTAAAGTAAAAGATGAGCGTTCTGTGTTCATTTCAGTAATGttgagaaattttggaaatgccCACACTGAAATAAAATCTAAAATCAATGGTTTATTCTAATTCTGACTGCTCCTTGCTCAGTGTTTTGCTGAAGTTAAGGCGATATGGACCGACTTCAACAGAAATGTACCAAGTCACATTAAACttggactgagaaaaataggtttgaaGTTCTATTCCTCATGAGCATTGATGTTCAGGACACAGTTCAGTGActattttcatgttcaaaatattttttctcgactttgaaagtttgatgggagaaaatttacgaATAGTTGAATTTAAAACCACATATGTACTAACAGCTCATTTTTGCCCAAAATGTGACTTAGCCTGCTTCTGTTAAAATCCGTCCATATGAtggaaactaaattgttattaCACTCTGccaatttaattctttttatgttacagttttaaaaaaaaatgtgcttttaTGTAATCTTGAACTCTTTGAATGATAGTCCTTAAAAGACTTAGTGTTTTGTTACAAAAGAGATTGAGTAAGGTGGACCTGTAAGCTCAGAGGTATACGaatcaataaatattttgttgttttcaaaattttgttcctTGTGTCAAACATTTCTTCCTTCTGGAAACAATGGGGTTTTTCCATGACTGAATGTCTCACTTCGAGAAACATtcaactcaaaaactgaaaatttactgggaaatgaaaaaaaaattgagctgagGATCTGTGAGGATTATATTCCTACCAAAACGAAAATTTGATACAAAACTCGAGAGGCAGTTggaaatcaataattttttgggagacaaaaaataagtaaattaaagGTCTGAGACAGATTTTCCCACTAATACATTTTGCTTGAAAAATCGTCAATTGGGCTGTCTCTGAAAGAAATCAAGATGTTTGTGCCATTAAAAACTAGACATAAGAGGTCATCAACATTTTAGGAGGAAGTATACATGAGTTCTAAGGGAGAAAGagtgaataaatgaataaattcatTTTACCCGAAAACTCTTAAGCTTTAAAAAGGAGAAAGTCATtttgtcaccttccagccaaagtattacaagcgaaACTTTTGCCGAggctttatttttcaaaacttttcaaacttgtccaattttccagagaaaaactAATGAACAGAATTACCtacaaatatttcatatttcttttgtcatcaaaatctgtctctgaaattttcataaaaatatgtgCAAAGCTTAAAAGAAGGATAAAAACAATGTTGAACTGTCCAGCAACATAGCGTTTAATCTTGAaaggcacttgtgatacttcggccaaAAGGTGGGGATTTCTGCTACTGATGCCTATTGAACCTTCAATAATAAATACGCATCCACAAAAATGGCAGTAGTggaaaactatgtgcatttatcTTTCAGATAAGAAAATTCAACTATTTAAAGGAAAAGAAGTCTTTATTTTAAACACATAATTCTGATTTCACAATCCAAAAAGACAGTACATAATCTTATATCACTTAGAGGAAGCTTTTGGCTGAGTATTGGGTGAAATACATTTTGATCCTATAAAACTTATGCGAACATtaatatttaaacaaaaaaaattcttggcgaaGAACGAGAAACCTTTGATCTTGAATTTGATTAACACAAAACTCAACACCTCTCAATCACAAAATGGTTCGTGCAGCCCTAGCAATGAAAATTCCCGCACTTTTTTAAGACTTTCCAAGACCTTCTTCAGAATATTTTCATACACACAGAGTTTACCCCAGTACTGTAATTTTTAATGATGAAAATTCGGTCTTGTTTTATGTTTTTGTTAACTTCGCTCGAAGCTTATCAACACAGTACGCATCAGACAGTTGTGCATTGCAGAAGTACTGATGACACTGCTGCCTCTATTGTAGCGAGGACTCCGAGTCTGCGTCAGCAGTTGGATCTCTTTGAAGGTGGATCGCGATTCGTAAAATTCCAAAGGATCTATTAATTATCAAATGCTATATTCTTTCTTAACAAGCATTATTTGGTGACAATTAGTGAAGAGTAAAATTCAAGTGCATATCAAGGCCACACAAACCATGcatgatttttcatcatttctagaaaAGGCACAGATGATCAATGACACAAAAGAGACAAAAACCGTAAGATGTAGACTTTTATACAAAAAAACCCAGGAGGTATGAGGGAATAAAGCATCACTGAgtgaatggagctcttgcaaaCACTAGGGGTTTACAATTTAGTGATTGCTTCCTAAGTAAGATTGCAAGACAAACACAATGATGCTGAtggttttctcagaaatcaactcccaaaaaaagctcttaaagacAACTCTATGGATTATTTAGCATTATCTATGAATAGCGAGTTGAATTGAGTAAAGGTGTTCTCTCTCATACGAAATGGGAGATCTTCTCCATTATTGCCTCAACTTGAAGTTTTTTTAAGAGCTCTAGAGTTAAATTATGATGAGTATCGTGGTACAATTGTGTTCCTTGAGAAAATTTTCTTGGAGATAACCGGTTCAATTGTTAATCCCTCTCTGCATCCAACGATTCGACAAGTGCGATTGATCTTGGCAcagctatttttttcttcctaccACCCATTTGTAGCACCTTTTCCTCAGagggaaaaattaatgaagGATAAAAAGAAACATACATTGGACATTTCTAAAAATTAGCTCACATAAACATACAGCTTAGTGACAAAGCTCATAAGGacgttctttttttaaaaagaaaaaaagaacaaagtagTTGTCTTATCAACACCTTTGCTGGGGATTCTTTTTGTGTAGAGAAGTTGGGGGCCGTATGTAAAGTAAACACAAGATATGTAGTTAAAAATGGCATTAAGTTATGCTAAGATATAAACCATTTGGGTAATGAGGAACGGCAGGTTGACACAGTAAAAGATAGAGGCGAAGTAAATGTGTTTCCAAACATCAAACATAGCATCACCACTAATTTAGTAATACTTACTTTAAAATAGGTAATCCACCGTTCTTTTTCAGAATTTGATGAAACATGATCTAAACATTTGTAATACttgcaaaaaaatgttgagTATTATAAATTAAATGAGGgtatcatcccccccccccaaaaaaaatgaaacaggagTTTATGGTGGCAGTTAGCTTTAAAAATACTCAGATGAAAGATTAATACTGTCTCTGATAAAATACTGCAATTTTGGGATGAGTCCCTTAATCATGGAGATTAAACCTCCTTGCTGAATTCGGAAAAATCTATGATCTTACAAACTTACCATGCGTTGTTGACAAAAAGGTCTACTGAGTTATGCTTGACATTTGCAAAAACAGGTTATCAAACAAAATAATCACATTATGTACATTATGACTCTTTTTCTCGACTGCTTGGAATTGATatctaaaaaatttgcattctaAACATAAtagaatattttccaaaatcttACTTCAACAAATACTGTTTGTGTACATAACAGCACTAGAATTAATTTTACGGAGAAAATACAAAGTAAAATACTTCAAGTTTATCTTCAGCTTCAGGCTCAAAAAAATCCACAACGTCTCACCgctaaaattttactctaaaaCCAACGATTATGTTGATAGTATGATAGATATAATGAATCCTGATACTTAAAAGTTGTAGCAGCCTATCTCAAGAATGCATTAAGAACAAAGAAGCTTTGAGAGTTCAACAATGGAAGCAAGACATAGATAAAAATTTTCGCTTTTAGGACTTAGTGAGTGAAAGAAGGAAAGCAGCTCAGCTGGGAGGGATGGCTGAAATTACTGAGAGTGATTACTTGTAATTGGTCCATTTTAGATCATTTCACTCAACCCTATTTTTTccactatcaatttttttagagtttGTTTTTAGCTTCAGAAGGCAACTATAGTTGCGTAAGTTAAAACAAAATACTTCTACTTGCAATCATTGAGTAAAACTTTTCATAGAATTTCCTAGAATTTTGTATGCATATGCTAAAGACTAAGAGGATGCTGCACAAACTCAAATAGCGTAATCTCAAAAATGATACAAAGCCAAGGGCAGATTTCTTacaaaaaatcactgaaaatttaCGTTAAAGGTGTAAGCGTAAGCTAAAAATACTGCTCTGATCATATTCATGCATAAAAATAGTGAATACCACTTTTCTAGAAATGAGACCGTCCATGGAAAAAGTCAAAATAGAGGTGTTGTTGCGGCCGCTTGGAAGGAGGTTATATGAACGTTTTAATGAACGTGAAACTCCTAAAAATTTGTCGAACAAAACTGGATATATAATGCTTTAAAgtaatttgaacaaaaaaatgtaGATTTGAGAAAATGATGCTTGAGGATTTCGCCTTCTATCTTTAGGACTTGAAATTGTTGGATCATGATACCACATGACCTCTTATAGCATAAAACTGATCTAAACTCATCACTTGTTCTTTGggatataaaagaaaatttgttgatGAAAAGTTGATTTCTCACTTTCCTGACCACTTGACAAGAATTTCTCTCCAAAACAATTGACCTCTGTAAGACTAACTGCCCCCCTTGGACGGTCGCAAATAATGAAAAGGATGATAAGTAATAATTAGGCATACATATAAAATAGATTATTAAAAAtacattgataaaaaaatagaataacgAGAATATCTGATGATCCCAGATTTTGGGTAGCCAAATCTAGAAAAACATTacgattacaaaaaaaaaaaaaaaaatttaaaaaatgttgataacaAGATAAATGTACGGGAAAGAAATAgatgagtaaaaaaataaaatacataggTATAGAGTAATTTGAGATACTTTAAAGTTCTCAAACCTTTCAGAGATCGCTTATAAATTCGACAAGTTTAAATGAAAGCCAGCATCCATTTTAGAAATATATTGGCACAAAGACATTAATTAAGTGtaaattcaaaatcatgaattccTCATTAGATGGCcggttatattattaaaacattttcatcaaaagtaGCACACATCTAACTGTCAATTGCAAAACACAGAAAAATGCAAGAATATCTATTCTAGAAGATTTAAATATGTGCCCATAATTTTAAGGGACACATCAAAAAAGGGCCTTTTCCCCCTGTTTTCGGAGTGCCTGGGGATTTTGCGCTAAAGACGTACTCTAGTGACCGATTTccataattaaattttttatcgtttAAAGAGTAACAAAACTtgggtaattttaaaaaagacgaATAACCATATTTTTTACCTCAGACTTCTAAATCTCTAATTGTTGCTCATCACTTTACTTTGATAATTTCATTTGAAGAATCCAATACAGAAAAAGTTCCTCCTTAAAAATGAGCACATGCTAAATTATTTTACTGAGAGCCAAAATCTGCCGgtgttttttaaacaattcaTGCTTAAATGAATCAAATATTATGCAAAAATCATAATCCATCTAAAGTTTCTTGATAAGTACCATTTATGTTGCAAAACACTTATTGCACAAGCAttacaattaaaaattattttttggcaaATAAATTAAAGACCTCAGTGTTATCAGCTGattatcagcaaaattttctaaTGACAGACTTTCAAACTTTGTGTTGAGATCTATTGGAAGATCTCATAACAAAGTATGTTGTGAATTTCCTactgattttttccattttgagatTCAAAAGAGATGAGTTTCTCCTCAAGTAAAAATTCGGGTAAAACATTTAGATTGGAAGGAATACTGAAAATGTAAATTTGGAAGTCACAGCAGGCTTCCAGCTTACATGAAATCATATGCAATACCCTTACCTAATACACCCTTCACGTCTAATTAAACCTAATGACTAAGTACAAAATAAAGTTAGAAAACGACCCTTGTAGCCTGGAAAcgttctctgaaaatttgtctACATTAATAGGAAGACTTTTTTAACTCTGAGTTCAATTTTTGGTGCAATTCAAGCTAAGACCAGCAATCTTTTCTTGGTAACCTggcaaagttaaaaaatcaacaattaaaTCAACAAATCTAAATGCACTGACTATCAAAGCAGGAGTGCAAAAAGTGCTAAACGTTTCGCGCGATCCGAGATTGTTTTCTCACTCTCCAAAATTATTTAAAGTGATGAccttttgttttctctcttcaccatggaaaatttgctctaaactcctgaaaaatcaaaatgaccGAATACTCGGCAGAATAGTccgaaaacaatttttgtgttgttttggacaaaaatttcctTGCGAATCACACGATCCGCAGATCATATGATCAGGCAGATTTTGCATTCCTGCATAAAAGGGAATAAGGCTGTTGCAAAAGCCTGGAGTAGCCTGAAATTTACATGTTGTAGAAGTGAATTTAAGCATGTTTCTGAGCTTAAAATAGCCAAAAACAGCTGTTTTGACTTTAAAATAATATAGTCAAAACagctgttttaaaaaataatatgctgaaAGTTATAAACAGTAATAAGAAGAATGTTTCTAGATGGCCTGAAGGTTATGGTGTCATAAAAGGCAATGACCCATGGTTTCAACCACCATGAATACAATGTAACATGGCCGCCGCACGATTCATATCACAAATATATGATTCCCTTGGGgaaatggcaaaaaaatttcacttcaaataGCGCTGATATTGCGAGCATAATAAGGATACATATTCTCTCCTTACAATTGCatccagaaaataaattaacagGCGCACATAAAAGTATACGTGGCAGTTGGCAGTCAATCCCTCTTGTGTTGTTACGAATTCTATtggtgaaatatttttttctatttgaaatggggtaaaattttgaacataattttctccgataaaaattGATGGAATAAAACGTAGAAAAATGCAggtatccttttttttttaagtgctttCCGAGAATGAATTAAAACAAACTGTGTAACAGCCCTATTCTTGCAAAAGTGGAAGATGCCAAGATCGTGTCTCTCAAGAGACAATCTCCTTGACAAACTCAAATGTACAAGTCTGGCATCAAAAAcaaagttattattttttttggattGACATCAAAAATCAGATTTGATTCTGTGATATGTcctgatttcttttttaatccATAGAACTGTTTATCACCTGAACAAGCTCATCTCTCATTATTCGGCAAATATTAACAAAAGCTGCAAGGAAATGAGGGTTGTAAAATATCCGTACGCAAATCAAAACTCCCCTTGCAGCATCACAGTGAACTGGAGCACTTCTCCCCATATTCATTGATTTTAGggcacaatggaccactagacatggtacaaaaagaaatattctgatatatgtttcctaattaatatttcacatggaacacgatttgtgcagcaaaaattactgaaagtaacacCTAATAAAGATATTTCATGTTTCTTGACGCAAGAATTCAAACCTCCTGCTGATGAAAACTCAATAGTCCacttgagtcaaattgcgcactaaacATTACCATGACAGTCTGtgagatataaaaatctggcaacctcaatcttgatgctttggctcagcaaTAAACCAAGGTACATATAGTTTGAACTAtacagggtgggaaatgaattgTGTTCGATTAAGAAGCCTGTCGAAACCTTTGTGGTACGTGATTTGCCTCATGTGGAGTATTAAGTTTCTAGTGACCGGGCAATTCGAATTTCCCTttaccaatgtaaaataaaaacattgatatcttagttaggagttgatttcagtaatttttgatgcaagaatctcGTTCTAAGTGGAATTCTGGTTAAAagacgtgtatcagaatgctttgATTCGtacattgtctagtggtccatttcatctGAAAATCTTCATTGCATGCTTTAAAACAGAAAATAGGCTATTAATGAAATAGTTGATTTAAAATAACTTAAAGCACAGgctcaaaaaacgcaaacaTACTATTGTGACTGCTGATTCACAGtattcctttttaaaaatttcgaatactccgaaaaaagttaattttatcTCATTGAATAGAGGTTTACTCACAgatcaaaattcatcgtgccTGGCGAGTGCTTCACCAAAATCAGTTGCTTGGGATCCTACAAACAGGTCGTATTTAGAGAGAATTTCGTCTTTCGTAAGCTTCTGATCAGCATCTGCGTCCGATTCATAAATCAAGTGACGTGCCTCAGCCTCTGCATGATCAAAATCTGATGGGATGATCCAGTTTTTCACCTAGCAAAAAGAAGATAAATTTTCATCAACAGTTACATTGTCCTCTTTGTATGTACAAGAAGGAAGTTGTACCAATccttaagaaaaataatttgaaaatgttcaCTAACCGTTATCCAGTCTGGCCAAAAAAACACGCAAAAAAACGGTGAAATGTGAAGGGTTCAAACCTCAGACATCTCAGATTGCTATGATGATAGCGCTTCAAATCATTTACACTCGTGACTTGTTCTCTAAAATCGGTTCTTACAACGACCTGCAGAAGACGCCTTTACAAAGAGTCATGAAAACCCACTGTCCAAAACACTGCCACTATGATTGTTTTGACTTGGTACAACTAACTAAAGGACGGTCACCTTGACCTGCCTGACAGTGAACTTGTTattgccaaaaaataaaatattcagattttgaGATCATTTTCACACTaatagtttttcaaaatccaagccACAGCTAAAAATGTCAGATGATTTAAGTTCAAACACCCAGTTAcaagaaaaatcaagcaaaaggGGCAACTGACTGGTCTCATTGTCCCTGTTTCAAATAGATTCTATgtgattaaaaaatcaaaattactcCACCTTATTCAGGAGTTATGCTGAATCAAACTTcattcaaccattttaaattaGAATCCACTGGGACTTTTTGAGGGGTATTTTGTAGGATTAAATGACTGCAATATCTGATAATTCTAAATTTGATTTAGGATATCCTCTTAGAGGAGTAGCAGATATTTATACCTCTTCTTGGTCCATAAATCCATCTCCATCTTTGTCTCTGTACAATGAAAATTGCTCTTTTTCGCTTCTGACCCAATCTGGCTCTTCAAGACTTTCTTCGAGTCCTCTGTACATGTCACCtaaaacaaaaactttaaaataaatatgtacATTGAATTTTAAGAATGTTGGCCTACATCTGTCACACtcttcttaaaagaaaaaagaacaaaatggggagggggaggcagaactaagaataaaaaatgggTTCAGTgtaattaaaattagaaaatccttccccccccccccttgatgttggcaaattttaaataagttttttatTCCTTAAAGGGGACGGCAACCCTGAAATCGAAAATGAGATagtgttaaaaattgaagcggGAAGGTATAAGAAGCGAATTGGCTCGGTCCCgaatgaaaaattcgcaaaatcggCAGAGATATGAAAGATTGTAAGTCTGACTGGTGACGTCATGCGCTCCCGGTGCAACTGCGGTTCACACGCACACAACTTGGAGTCTGGCGCATTTACTGTCTAGCGCTGCGAGGTCCCCTTAATAGTCACACctaagcaaagaaaaaagagtCAGCAAGGATTGAGCGAGATCGGGGCGAACTAACAACTTGTCATGAACACATGTTGGTCCGTTAAAACCGGAGACAGAATGCAGTGTACATACTGCAAAGTGCTAGACAGAGCTCATGACATCACGCGCTCAGCTGTTTTTTCGCGACAGCGGCTCAACAGATGCAGATATTTGCAAACAGATTTCGGCATCGTTCAGTGCAcactttttttcattgatttagCCAGACTTGTTTTTAAGGTTGCCATCCCCTTCAATATCAGAtacatttcctctaaaaattaaAGGCCTGAAACAAATTCCTCTCTACTGCATTGTCAAGTTTCAGCTTGAAAATGTCTTCAAATCTCTTATAGAGAAAATGATATTTAGACTTGATTTGAGGTAGTTTTTACTTTGAGGatgcattgaaaattaaaatgtcagATCAATTGAAACTTGCTATGATGACATATTTTCTATATTTTCAATTGCTAATTGTTTTTAAATCATAGAAAAACATGTCAGTTTTTCATCcttcggaaaaaaattgttcatttaatttttcgaacCTGCTTTGTTATAACTTTTGATACATTGCATATTCAGATAAACTAATCTTTTGCAAGTTCTGACCCTCATATCCCAATTCTTTGACACTgcaaaatgttgtaaaaatattacatCACAGCGAgatatttatttgaaaattagaactaaagaaaatttcaactgCTATTAGAATTTGAGAGTCCAAAATTAAACAATCCTTGTTGAGTTACTGTGACTCACAGGTGAAAGGTGAAGATGCTAGTATAGCTCTGCTTCGAAAAGGTTAATTTTAGGTTTTTCAAggctgttgaaattttttaaagagtctggttTTCATAGAAATATTtcacaattttggcaaaataaaGCGTTTTCAACATCTGGCCATGCCGAGAAGCTTAGAACTCGCAAACTAATTGTCGAAATCAAGTTCAGATTTGAATCCAAATCATATGATGATTTTCATTGACATGAATTAATGACTTTTACTCTCAAGATGTTGGCTAGATTGAATTCAAAGAGAGTATGCATAGATCTATAATTGACTTTACAGATTAACAAGCTCTCTCAAAGAATCGACTGGAGAATTAATGATATATTGCGACACCAATATTTATTTGTCATGATATAGTAAATTTATTCTTTGAAGGTGCTTTTAATTAATTCCTCCCCAAATTTTGTATCAAACATGTTAAGGCTTGCTCCGTACTAGTCCTGGAAAATTATAAAGGGTTAACTACCTACCAATATACTCTTCCAAAGACACTTTTCCATCCTTATCCTTGTCGATATCTTCCATTGTTTCCAACACAACAATATCTCTCATGTGTCCAGTTTCTTCAGGATGCAGAAAAGCAGAGAATTCATCTCGGTCTAGAGCCCCATCTCCATTCTGGTCCGCTACGCCCCATCTTCGTTTGTCTCGGCTTATCATGTTCTTGTAAGAGAAGCCTCGTTCATCTTCTTTCTCAGCTTCAGTAGCATCCATGTCTGAGAATAAATAAACACAATTTAATTGcaaattcaatttgaaaaactgaaaagtttAGATAAAACCCGCCGACACAGCAAGACACAGCAAGACACAGCAAGACAAAGCTAATAAATCAAATCGAAGGAGATGAATCAAAATGCGACAGTGCAAAGAAAGTCTATGATGCCAGATATTAGCTGTGAGTGAACCAAATTTCCCAAACTTCCTTTTAATTCAttattcgttaaaaaaaaattgccaaaatttcgTATCCTTTAGAATTACTTGAGATGCTAACAAAAAAAGatgattacttttaaaaatttttgttgaattgcTCCTTGTGCCATTCTACATTTGTTGAAATCTACAGATTGCAAGATTTGACATATTCTGCACCCCTGTCTCTCATGAAGAATACTGCAATGAAATTCAGCTCACCTTCCATGAAACCATAGACCACTTTTTTGTATTCTTCCCACAGgattttatcttttccttctggGTTGTGAGTTTTCCACTGGCTTTCCACATCACTCGTAATATACCTCCGTTGAGTATACTGAATCCACCTCTTTAGCTCATCTTGAGACACGAATCCATCTTTGTCTTGGTCAATTTTATCGACAAttaatctgtaaaaaaaatcacacttgAAGGTACTTACAAAACCAGCACTGGAGATTTAGTCAAATTCTGAGACTTCTAGATTTTACAAAAGATACAATTTCTTAAAATGGAAAATGAATTCTTAATATAGAGGGAATTTGGTATATAGAGCTAGAGTCGCAATAGCAAGTATGGTAGTAGCACGGATTAGATAGAGTAGGAAATTAGGGATGGTTTGTGTTGAGGATTGAATGAAATTAGCTCTCATGGGCTTTTTGAAGTtaacaaacaatttttaaaaaaaagtataatccGAGATTTTCTGAGGTTTCACCTACTTTGCAGAAAGAATAGTGGTTACCACGGCTGGTACATAACACAACCTAATTTTTGCCCAAACACTCTGAGTGAATGTACCTCTCCATCATTCTGGTTTTACCTGGACCCACACTCTTGCAACCCTGATACTGGTTATGGAGAtatttgcagatatttttatTGTAATACCAATTGGTAACATACAACATACAGCAGTAGATGCAGCACAATTTTATTCTGCATTTGTGATACAATGTGCGTGAGCAGTGGGGTGGTtcttattttcaactttttcgatACTTTAATGGCTGACCCCttgaagaatttaaaaatatagtAGAGATCGTTGATTTAGCATATAGTCAAAATAGAGATcaggcaaaaaaatatttttgaaaaaaaaatattttatgctTTTCCATCTATTACCTAACTGCACTACAGTGACACCTCAAAAGCCTTGTCTCTTTCAGAACCAAATACTGATTATTTAATGTTTCAGTAGAGGTACAAAACTTGATTTGCCCTCACTTTTAATCCGAAAAGTAGTGTGAGCAACTGAATTGGTTGTAGCTCAAGAACATAGACTTTTGGTTCCTGTTGGGGACTGCAAGGAATTCCTCTTGTAACACGAAAAGACTTTTCCCTTCCTTCAATAACACGCAGCTGATATTGAAATCAATGCTCTTGAGGTTACAGAAACAGCAGAATGAATAGTAGATACAAAAGATAGAATGGTAGTAGCTACATACCCCaatctttttttactttcttcagGCGAAAGCTGGTCAAACGTTTTGGCATCTTCTCCCAGGAACGCATCGTGGTCATAGTCTGCATTGTGCTCCTCATTGTGATAATGTTCTTTGTCGCTTAAGTCctgattcgaaaaaaaaataaactaatatAAAATATATTGCAGGAGGAATTTAATGAAAAGCCAGCTTCACTTGCTGAGTGGCATTCTGGAAAATTGACCCTAAatatttttaggtaattttcaaaggaatgaaGAAGAGTTGAAGATCTGGTTTTGGTTTTTCTGTCTTGCTGATTCGATGCCGATGGTGAGACTGCAAGAACGCGCGACTCAATTTTGTGACACTTTAGATTTATTGTCATAAGTAATTTCTGGAGCTCGCGCATCGTACATTAAAACAAACGTCTaagtattgtttatgtcacCACTTATCAATGGTGCCATCTGAATGCATATATTAACCTGTTGAGAGGTGcaaattcagagctaatcagagtttgacgtttgtct
This window of the Bemisia tabaci chromosome 3, PGI_BMITA_v3 genome carries:
- the scf gene encoding calumenin-B, translating into MKDFSLNFPGVMINLQAGLIWSALIIILVLSPFNDVHADESKDRTLNKDLSDKEHYHNEEHNADYDHDAFLGEDAKTFDQLSPEESKKRLGLIVDKIDQDKDGFVSQDELKRWIQYTQRRYITSDVESQWKTHNPEGKDKILWEEYKKVVYGFMEDMDATEAEKEDERGFSYKNMISRDKRRWGVADQNGDGALDRDEFSAFLHPEETGHMRDIVVLETMEDIDKDKDGKVSLEEYIGDMYRGLEESLEEPDWVRSEKEQFSLYRDKDGDGFMDQEEVKNWIIPSDFDHAEAEARHLIYESDADADQKLTKDEILSKYDLFVGSQATDFGEALARHDEF